ttgttatttatgaaattttttttaattttaaaaaaatttttatatatatttttatatttatgaaatcttaagaaaattagTCTCCAGGAACTCATTAGAGTAATAACTATTCTTTATGCTACTTGTGTACACCTCTGATATTTAAATCACCTTCGGTATAGATCTTTGTTAAATCCTGAATTATAACAAATTATCTCTTACATATCCTATACATATTCTTGGTAACATGGTTCTTGGTATCTTATAGAGTGTGCTGGTAATTATACAACAGTggctccctgggggaaaaaagccccaatttgtagcatttgctgtTTTTCATGATGTAAATATTCCCATCATAGCCAATTTCAAGTCACCAACATGACATCACTGAACTCAGAGTTGGGAAGACATATGTACATATTGGCTCTCGTGCGTCCATAAGCCAACTGCAGCTCACACCAAACCAAGATAGAGTCAGTTTTTAGATGCAAAGGCATACAGAGGTCATAACTAATCATGTTCAGactatttcaattttataaaacatttaagatgATTAATGTTTCTGAAAGCTGGGGATCTGAAGTCAGACTTAGGTTCTACTTATGACTGTCTTCACTCACtccatgaccttgagcaagtcagaATATctttaagcttcagtttcttgATCAATAAAAGAggcacaataataataataataatatccaccTCAGAAGGGGAGGATCTGATGCCTGGTTGCAAAGTGAGGTAAAAGGTTGCTTTGTAAGGCTAATGGCTATTGTCATCAACCTTGCATGGTTCAAGTAGCATACCAAACtgagttttatattaatttatttcattttctagctGACATGGGTTTTGCCAGATTATTCAATTCTCCTCTAAAGCCATTAGCAGACCTGGATCCAGTGGTGGTGACTTTTTGGTACCGGGCTCCAGAACTTCTGCTTGGTGCCAGGCATTATACAAAGGCAATTGGTAAGTTAGTCTCAGACGATTTCCGATCGTAGCACTGAATGATCATGAATACCAAGTGGTACAATAATAATGAAGCTGTTTTGTAAAAACCACTCTTCCATCCCTTTGTCAAAGTCCTCCTGTCTTCTGCATCCCTAGATTTTATATTCTGGTAGATTAGCCTTTTTAACTTTGTAGGAGAatatggttctttaaaaagaagaaagcatttcCTGTTAGAGAAGAGACTTACCTGATCCTGTTGTGTTGCTATGGAAATGATAACGCACTGATTTTATTTCCCACTTGCCTACCATTGATCAAGAAGAATTGGAGAGAGGTTTAGTAAGAATTGTTTTctccacaaaaagaaaaacagaaaaccagatATAGCGTGATGTTGAAGAGAGCCCCTTCTATCTGGTGGGAAAAGTCAGTCAGTTCTTTCCTCAACAAGAAATAATGTGACTAATTTTTCTCTCCTGCCATTACTGTTATCAGGATGACGGGTTCTTCATTACAGTAGGAAATAGAGTCTGGGTGGATTAGCTGTGCTCAGCATCTTGCCATttcagtaagtgaaaaaaaaactgagtaagaGAATCTGTTATAAACACACTCTCTGTAGAATTTAAAGTCTGCTCCAGAACAGAGGCAGCAGAGATTTTACTACTGATCACTACTGTGTCCTTGGAGGGCCCAGCTATGAACTGGGGGGTCAGGAAGACAGAGCTCTCCTCAAACCTAgagaattcttcctttttttttttaaatattttatttatttatgcatgagagacgtacagagagaggcagagacagggagagggagaagcaagctccctgcagggagcccgatgcgggactcgattccaggatcctgggatcatgacctgagccaaaggcagatgctcaactatggAGCCAACCAAGTTCTCcctagaaatttctttaaatgagGTAAAAAGAGAAGATAGAGAAGGGTAAATAGTACTGTCACTGTGATGGGCTAGTTCTGTAAGTACCGAAATCTGCTAGGTGTATTTCTTGAAAATTTCTTTCTGATGAATTTTCCATTTACTGGTATTAGGCTCCTATCATTTTTCACTACATTTAGCTGCTTTGGTTAAGTTCTATTTAATAAAGgcactaaataataaaattattaaagatagTTGAGTGTAACCTTTCTCTGTTAAATTTGTGAAAAACCTGGTGGCATGCAAGAACTACAGAGATAATTCCTATGTTTGAAAAGATTAGACTGATAATTAATCTGTTTGTGgataaaaggagaaacaaagattaaaatatagTGAGCAATGTCCTCATTCAACAGGAGGTCTAGTTTCTGCAAAATTCTGACACCCAGCACACATCTATACTATGTCCAAGGATTGAGATGCCAACACAGTTGCTGAAATCTTGTAATACTTCTTAAACATTGCTGAAAGGTTCTGTTAAGTTGGTGAACAAGCCTATGAGTGTTTACAGTAGGGGAGTGTGAGACCGGCCTTCAACCCTACTGCTAGCAGCCGAGCCAATAGTAAGGCTGCTGGGGCCATGCTATGGACCTGAGACCGGACCATGGCAGCTGTATCTGAAGGATACAGAAAAGACAACTATACAAGCAGATGGAAGGGATAGAATGGTCTCAGAATGAGGGGTTAAAATCAGAGCCTGACTCTACTTACATCCCAGTGAGTGATTTTTACCAAGGAGCTGTACATTTGAAACTTTTGGAATTATGTGTGCTTTTTCTGTTCGATCTCTCCACTGAAAACAGTAAAATCTCTTAGACAATCTCAGAAAGCACGAGGGGATAGGGAGAGACTGAAAATACCCAGAGAAAAGGGTTGTTAGCTGGGAAGTAACAGGCGGTGCCTCAGAGCAGAACTGATGATGAGATAACCCAGGGCACAGGGCAGCGAGTCGAGGACATGGTAACAGTAGAAATCCACCTGCTCTGGGCTCTTAGCAAGGTCTCTACAGAGTATATGTAGGAGGGAGATTTGTAGGCAGAAAAGGCACATTCAGCCAAACTTTTTTGGACTCACCACCAAAACCTGTCCCACTCTCAGAGATTCTTAGAGGACAAATCCATGGTGTAGTCAGTCTCATTTATGATATGTGCCATTGCATGAGTCTATTGTATGTGGTCCACACATTTTGACAGTCCATACTTTGAGAAGCACaattctatgaatatttttttttgaagattttatttatttgacagagagcacaagcaggtggagcagcaggtacaaggagagggagaaataggatCTCCGCTGAGGAGAGAGCCCGACAAgactgtggggctccatcccaggaccctgctatcataacctgagccaaaggcagatgctcaacagactgaaccacccaggagccctgaatATTTCCTGATTAACTGTTCttctattgaaataaaattaggTGTTTTGGGAGAAATAAAGATAATTGGGTATAAATTGGAAATCAACTCTATTTCCTATTTCCTCAGGGTGTGgacaataaaattgaatttaaactagTTTGCAACTTCCAGATAGAGATAATTTCCAATTTTAGTCAAGTTGCATTTAGCCACTCTGGAtagaaattaggaagaaaaaaagacacagataaaGAGTAATCCCCAAATCAGTTATTTTTAGGCttcacatatattcttttttttttttaagattttatttatttattcataagggacagagagagagagagaggcagagacataggcagagagagaagtaggcttcctggggggagtccgatgtgggacttaatcccaggaccctgggatcatgacctgagctaaaggtagacactcaaccactgatccacccaggcatcccagcttcaCATATCATAGCAGACATTATAAATACAACAAATGCATACACATTCCCTTGTTCTTACTCTTCTCCATACCTGGTTCATGTCATAAATGAGTATTATTTCTATTCAGAGCATATAAAAGAAGAGTTTGATGATTTGATATCACGAAGTTTCATGGAGTGATTTCGGGGGGAAGAGGAGTGATAGCATTTGTgcgtacgtgtgtgtgtgtgcgtgtgcgggtgtgtgtgtagagggagggagggaggaacacaTCATTGATAGGGGAATGAGAGCTGAGAAATGGTATAGATGATACAAGAGCCAGATGACCATTTAAAATTAGAGGTTAATAGGAGGCAAGAAATCCCAGAACTTAACATTACTTGTTGCACTAAGGTTCTTTTTCCTAGCAGTTCTCAGAGGAATCTGGATCCTGGcctctgtccttttctttttttttttttttttttttttttttttaagatttcatttattcatgagagacacaaatcAATTCACTTGTACATTTGGCAAAGCATTGTGAATGTATTATTATAGTCTTAGAATCAAAATTACAGTTTTTCAACATGTAAAATCCAAATAGAATAATCTATCACTGGTGATTTAAAATAGTTAGTAAAACTTTTAAAGATGCCTAACTTTATCTTGGAGTGTTAGAGGATTGGAGCAGCTTAATCCAAgtgaatatattcaaataatatcTGTCTCTATGGTGTCATGCCATACCTGTAGACACTTGTATTTGTCAGCTTCTAGACCTTACAGTTTGTTGAAAAATTGAAATTGGTAGTCCAACAAAAGTAGAGCTTTTCCAGGTCATGTTATATGGTCTGTACTGTCTATCTACACTCATGCATCAGAAATTATTATCTATTGTTGTGCATTTGACTGCCTTAAAGGAATGTCTGACTATACCTGATGATGACATTGTTTAGTCTATTGGGTCATGAGTATTACCTGCATTAAATTATCAATTGAATGCTTCAGTGACTACATTATTCACAATGGTTGGGAAAAGCTTTTGCCTAGGTGTAAATTCATTGCTTGCTAAATTGAGTTTCCCAAGTGTATCTTGATTATAAAATTTACAAatcaatgtttttatatttggcTTTTAATCTGTTATGTGATGATACAGCTATttcatgtcatatatatatatatatgttttcttaatATGGTTGTCATACTTTGTATATTCCATCactgaaaactatttttatatgtaGGTTGTAAAAATACTCAGGGATTATATTATaacccaagaaataaaataaatctatacaaaaacttgtttttcttccttcatagATATATGGGCAATAGGTTGCATATTTGCTGAATTGTTGACTTCAGAACCTATTTTTCACTGTCGTCAGGAAGATATAAAAACAAGCAATCCCTTTCATCATGATCAACTAGATCGGATATTTAGTGTCATGGGGTTTCCTGcaggtaatttatttttcttttcaaaataacattggagtcatatttcaaaataattccttttcaaaagcatattttatttttatgtctatttttaaactaacataagtagatttttaaatataagtaacATTATTTTCTATAACAATATTCGATATTTTTTTGTAAGATAAAGATTGGGAAGATATTAGAAAGATGCCAGAGTACCCCACACTTCAGAAAGACTTTAGAAGAACAACGTAAgtaatttcatattaaatataagtaGTAACTTCAATGGGAATATCTCAATCAATCCTTTAGAAACCAGATACAGATTAGTGTTTAAGCCAGacatttagattttagattttaatatattaattatgctCATGATTTAAAGAAGATATTCCAGATGTTGCTAATGTACATGTCAGGCTTAGACTGTAGTATTTTACAGACTTCTAAGAATTTTAAGGGTCAGTATAGTGTTTAAAGGTCTCTCCTGTTTTAGTATGATGAGGGCTCAGTTCAAGGCCACaactgtgatttttatctttatctgaATAATGACCGGTGAGCGAAATGCTGGGTTAGACAACCAGGAAGAACGCATGGCCCAGAAGCCGAGTAAAACACACTGGTATATATTGTAGAAATGAGAGAATAAAGGTGACAGCGTGAGAGGGGTTTGTTGTAAATGCGCAAGCCCAGAGGAAACGGTGAAAGGGGTTCTCTTTTGGGCAACTTAACAGGAAAATTTCAGGACAGGATGACATGTAAGAATGAAAGCAGGCATGGTAAAGAAAGGTAGGAAATGGCACCACACATTTTTGGCCTCTCTCTTCCACGGTCCCCGGTGGGGtgtttttcctctgcctcttaaAGGCACTCCTATTGCTCAAGGTTCTGTCTTGGACTCTCCTCACACTCTGGACATTTTCCCAAGCAGTTTCTTTGATTTCATTGGCCACAATTTACCACTGATTACGCTGATAACTCCCAGTTTTTGCATCTGACTCAGATCTCTTTTCCCAGGTTTCAGACCCACTTATCTAATTGCCTTCTGGAATCCCAACGTGAATGTTCCATAAACACTTCCAAGTTCAGTGTCCAAAACTGAACTCATCATCTATCCTCCCACACCTTCCTCCCGCTGTATTTCCTATCTTAGGAAATGACTCCATGATTCACCTAGTTGTTCCAGCCCAAGACCTGAGATATCCCTGATCTTCTCTTATcctattctcttccattttacCCTGCAGGGTTCAAACAATTAGTAAATCTAGTCAGTTCTTTGTATTTCTCTCCATCTACCTTGCCACCATTACAGTCCAGACAGCAACTCTCTCTCACTTAGGATCCTGCAGTGGCCTTCCAAGTGGAAGACCTCCAATCTTCATTCACACTCACTGTCTATACTGCAGTCATGGCCAAAAGCAAATTTGATCATGTTTGGTCTCCTAGTTGCTCTTAATTCACTGTACTCTAAATTCTGAGTGTGACTTACAGAGCTTTGGCTTCTGCACCACCATCATCTACTAAACCACTGTCTACTTTTTATTCTATAGCCTGGACATCATGAATTTCTTTAAGAATCTgaaaacctgggcagcccagatggctcagtggtttagcgccacctgcagccccagctgtgattctggagacctgggatcaagtcccacattgggttccctgcatggggcctgcttctccctctgcctgtgtctctgcctctctctctgtgtctctcatgaataaataaataaaatcttaaaaaaaaaaaaaaaagaatctaaaaacctcagagtttttttatttttttttctttacctttggtTTTTTACACATGCTGTTCCTTTAGTCTACGATATACTTTCCTCCCACTCATTCTAACTTCTCAGATTAACTTCCTTTCTGCTTATCCTTTCAATCTTGGCTTAGGCATCACTTGCCTGCTGAGGCCTCGATTGCCCTTCTAGGTCTGAGTTAGGTAGTCCCCTTCTGTACTGTGACATCCTTGCTGCTCCTCTCAGCACTGATGACTTTGCACTACAGTTAGCTTTAGAACACttacctgcctctccctctagaTAGTATGGGTTATGTCGACTTTATACACCATTATCTGTGTCTCCAGGGCCTGGTACATAAGTACATGCTCACTAATGACTTGTCAAATGTGTATTAATGAAAGTGGTACAAGTAATTGAAGACATACTAGTAgtataaaagatgaagaaaattaatGTAAGCACTTAACATTCATCTTAGTGTTTAAAGACTAAAGGAAAATTTTCACATCAAATGATAGTGTTTACAGTAAccagaaataaaaggagagaagttttaaaagataaatgaaattcaGTTGGAAAAGTAATAGGAAAAGCTCAGCAGTAAGAGCCTATACGTCTTATGCAAACGGTTCTACCCCCATGAAAGAGGCTAGTGATGGGTAAGATGaaaggaatttattaaaaattagctAAATCTAATAGAATACATACCAGTCActgaagtaaaatataatttaagaattcCAGAAAGCATCATTTGAAATGacataaaaagtaaataactTTCTTTCATTATATCAGATGAAAAGAATCCCCGAAATTCCTCTTAAGTGAATTGGGAAGGATAGTGATATAAGCTTCTATAATCTTTCCAGAGTGTCAGCTCTTGTTAGCTCAGTAGAAGGCAAGGTGAAAATGGAACTAAAAGGAAATCTCTAAGTCAACTTTAAAATTGATTGTTCCAATAAGCATTCAATATCACATTCCATCCGATATTATGATGGAAACAAATAACTTAGAATCTAGAGTTAACCCAAGAAATCAGTTGATGCAACATAAAGACCAAAGAGATTTATGTAGACAAACTCCCATTTCTacataaactttatttatttatttttttaatttttatttatttatgatagtcacatcagagagagagagatagaggcagagacacaggcagagggagaagcaggcaggctccatgcaccgggagcccgacgtgggattcgatcccaggtctccaggattcgatcccaggtctccaggatcgcgccctgggccaaaggcaggcgctaaaccgctgcgccacccagggatccctctacataaattttaaaatttcttcccaTTAACAAACTTAGTAGCTACCTTGCTAATAAAAATGTTCCTCATTACTggagggaaaaaatgtaaaaaaaaataatttttaaaaaaaagattttatttacttatttatgagagagagagagaggcagagacacaggcagagggagaagcaggctccatgcaaggagcctgacatgggactcgattctggatctccaggatcacgccctggcatGAAGgtggtgctcaaccactgagccactcaggttgccccaatttttttttttaaattttatttctaagcaatctctacatccaTCATGGAGCTCGAactttacaaccctgagattcagttgcatgctctaccaattggtccagccaggcgccccgagaaaattttaaattaatacacaTGGCAAAGATTTTAAGAATGAACATACCGAGGGATGGCAAGCGTATGATAAAATGGGCACTCTTCCTTGAATGTGACTGCTGAGCCagagtgtttctcaaactttaatttACATACAAATCACCTGGAGACCCTGCTAAAAATGCAGGCTCTCAGGGACCCATGCTGCCTGTCCTAGGGCCAGCTCTGTGTAGCAAAGTTCGTTCTGTAGCACATAAAAATGGCTTTGAAATGTCCCTTTCCTCTGACCTAAGAAATTCAAGAATTTATCCTGTGGGAGCAATCAGAACAGTCACACATGGCTTGCCaagtacttactatgtgtcaggcatggTGCTAAGCCCTTAGCTGCACTTTCTCGGATGGTccccacaacaacaacaacgctATTAGATAGGTATGATTATAATCCTCAGCTTTCAGAGGAGGAACCTAGGCTTTCACTGGAGTTGACGAACTGGTAAATCCTTTCTGATCCTCACCTGCTGTGCAGCATTGTCTCCCCACCTTGCAGATCAGATTAACCTACAAGGACACAGATTTCTTAACTATTGTGAAACAAACAACATCAAGAACAGTAGGAATATACAACCCCTGCAAATTAGTAGTTTAGGGAATGGTAGACAAGGAAAGAAgtttattattaagtgaaaagagGGCAGTCTGTACAGTATGATGctgattttataaaacaaaaacaaaaactcctctGTGTTTGAATCATACATAGATGCATAGCAAAAATGCCAAAGGAAAAATCAGCAAAATCtcaacagtgttttgtttttgttttgttttgtttttcttctaatcaCTGAATGACTTACTTGACTATGTgtgatttcagttttcttctctatagtttTCTGTATTCTCTAAATTTTCCACCATAAATGTGAAAATTTAATGTGAAGTTTTTAATATGTAGGAAAGAACATACGTAACAAAAATATGATACACAGTctatttagaataataaaatgaatacccCTCTACCCACCCTTCAGCATAAGATTTTGTGAAATTTTTCATATGTAGGAAAGAAAATACGTAACAAAAACACGATACATAGTctatttagaataataaaatgaatacccCTCTCTACCCACCCTTCagcataagaaataaaacatcactAAGATTACTGAAGTGCTCTGTGCACCCTGCCTTCCTGTTCATGTCCCTCCCAGTGGGTAAACATTATTCTGAATTTGTATTTATCATTCTGCATTTTTCATTCTGGTTTTGCTATAGATGGACATATCTCTAAATGGATTACTGTTTCAGTTTAATATATCTcagaactttatataaattatattacagTCTGTATTTTCTTCTGCAGTTGGCTTTTATTCCCCACACAACCTCTGtattcatttttactatttttaaaaaagattttatttttatttattcatgagagacagagagaggcagagacataggcagagggagaagcagactccccgttgggagcctgatatgggactcgattctggatccctggatcatgccctcagccaaaggcagacgctcaactgctgagccacccaggcgtccctcatttttACTATTGTATAACATATAACAACGTATCCATTCTTTAGTGGatagacatttgtgttgtttacaGTTTTTTTCTACTACAGAAATGTAGCTAAGAACATTCTTGCCCACGTATCCTGTGATATACATGCACAAAGAAATCTCTTAGAGTATGTACCTAGGAAAGGAATTGCTAGATTTTAGGTTGTTCACATTTTCAATTCTAATGGTTAGTTGTTGCACCCAAGCAACTGTGACAGTAGAAACCCTTAGGTGTGGTGTTTAACAATCCCTGCTGCTTCCCACATTTACCAATTTTCAGTTATGTgttcttttattagaaaaaacAATGGCCTAAACATGTACCTTATGGGAAAACCAATCTGGGagctttccattaaaaaatacaaactgtgTAAACTGTACTTAagtaaatgaacattttttgaaaaaatgaagcGAAGCAAAACAAAACGTGAGTGTTCCCAGTGATGTGTGATTGTCATGTCCTTGCAGGTACGCCAACAGTAGCCTCATAAAGTACATGGAGAAACACAAGGTCAAGCCTGACAGCAAAGTGTTCCTCCTGGTAGGTGCTTCTCTTCCAGATGAAAGTTGGGTCCGTAGCACAGGCCCACCCCATCCCATTCAACATGGAATTGTACCAGCTATTCCTTccctttagaaagaaaagaaattgttggGGGCTGAtgcaaaattaaatacttttcttttaagatgtcACCCTTGATTTCTAGACttaattttttccaaagatttatcagcaggaaaaaaaaaattatattctcaaAGGGCCTTCATGCTAATGATTTCTGCCAATTTCACATAAATGATTGTGGTGTCCTAATAGCACGGTGAGCTCTGCAAAATGGCATCTGATATTAATCCTGCTAGACCTTAATACAAAAGTCAAAACATTGATAAGCAGTCTTTTCCATGTGCTATCAATTTCTTATGTGTTACTCTAGCTTCAGAAACTCCTTACTATGGATCCAACCAAAAGAATTACCTCGGAGCAGGCTTTGCAGGATCCCTATTTTCAGGAGGACCCCTTGCCAACATTAGAGTACGTATTGTACGTGTTCTGTGTTCTTTGCTCCAGGTCGGGGGTGTCGGATGGTGGCTGCAAGTAAGAGAAGCCCTTGTTACTGCAGTATTACAAGTTCTCCATTAATACTACCTCGGAGAAAAAGTACTCAAGAGAAAGGGCCCGTATTCTGAAACAGGCAAAGCCATAGAGAGGTGTGAATGGAAACAAGTATTTTAGAAAGGACCATTATTCAGGGTTacagaaaaaaactgaagctGAGAACAGGTGGGACTTTGAGAGGTCGGTCAGCCAGATAAGTTTAAGCCAAACCAGTAGGGAACTAAGAATTTAAAAGTCTGTGTGTCCACTCTACTACCAAAACCCCTGTGTTTCCCCCTCCTTGTTACACCCACGTGCTTGTGTTTATTAGAGATGCAACTTTTCttgggcgggcggggggggggggagtatttTCATTGTTGAGGcaattacaaattcaattttgttttgtgtGCTAATAAATTTTCTGTGGAGAAACTTCCCCATCATATATGTCAACTAGCTAACAGCAGTTAAGATTTGTTACTGAAGATGGTAATTATTATAAAActtagacaatttttttttccagagagagaaggaggtgggggtgaagggcagagggagagagagaatctcaagcaggctctgcacacGTGTGCCCAGCGCGGGTCAGAGCCTGACTCGGTGCTCGATCTGAcagccctgagatcctgacctgagccgaaatcaagagtcagacacttaactaactaagccacccaggcaccccacaaattcttttcttatttgcttGAATTCAGTTGTCTTGGGAGGCATCCCGCAAATATTAGCTAGAGCTGAAGAGTGGGACatagcttaagaaaaaaagtggaatttTAAGCTAACAAGGTCAATGATACTGTAGATTTTAGGTCGtgatgtatattctttttttttttttaaatgatgttgtAGTGTGTTTGCTGGCTGCCAGATTCCATACCCCAAACGAGAATTCCTTAATGAAGATGAACCTGAAGAGAAAGGTGACAAGGTATAAAGCTACACGGTACACATCACTTCCAGAGAATAAGGGAGGcaaaaagagaatttaaggaaCTATAATTGAATGATTACTACGTATTTAACTGCCtttaattatgtatttacatGATTGCAGATGTACTTTGCGAACTTGAAATCTAGTAAGTTTACAGATAAATGATTTCTAGCCTGTTTCATTCCCTGGTTCTTAATTGTTGGGTTTCATTTGTTCAGTGTCACTTTATGCAGGCTGCTTTCAAAGCATCTTATTCTTTGCTGGTAACTGGGTATATCAGGCCCTCCCCATATCCCTCTACTTTTCCAAACTCCTGATGGAGAAGACCATCACAGCTGGTTTCCTGAGAGCAGAATAGCTTCCTGGGTGCTGCATGCCCTCTGGCCGGATGTCTGGGACTGATGTGGAGGATGAGTGTGCAATCTAGATGAACTTCGGAGAATGAATCGTGTTCAGGACTCAGTACTCTGACCTTAGGGGATGCGCAGCATCCGGCTGGAGTCACTTTGGCATCCCCACCCCAGAGGGGCTCTCCAGCTTGGTCCTTGGGCAGCCCAGTGTGCCTACTAAGGAATCAATGTCctgttaaaaaaagagaaaaggataaaGGAAAGCAAGCACCGCCCTGTTCATTTAGTTCCATACCAAgtttgcctttcttccttttcttgcaagaaccagcagcagcagcagaaccaGCATCAGCAGCCCCCAGCGCCCCCCCAGCAGACGGCAGCCCCCCCGCAGGCGCCGGCACCACAGCAGAACAGCACCCAGACCAACGGGACCGCGGGCGGGGCTGGCGCAGGGGCCGGGGGTGCAGGTGGCGGCCTGCAGCACAGCCAGGACTCGGGCCTCGGGCAGGTGCCCCCCAGCAAGAAGCCCCGCCTGGGGCCCTCGGGTGCCAACTCCGGCGGGCCCGTCATGCCGTCAGATTATCAGGTACCCCCTCAGATTCTGTTCTGGTCAAGGGTTTTTTATGAAATGG
The Canis aureus isolate CA01 chromosome 7, VMU_Caureus_v.1.0, whole genome shotgun sequence genome window above contains:
- the CDK19 gene encoding cyclin-dependent kinase 19 isoform X4 — protein: MDYDFKAKLAAERERVEDLFEYEGCKVGRGTYGHVYKARRKDGKDEKEYALKQIEGTGISMSACREIAHIIKFHRASKANKKPMQLPRSMVKSLLYQILDGIHYLHANWVLHRDLKPANILVMGEGPERGRVKIADMGFARLFNSPLKPLADLDPVVVTFWYRAPELLLGARHYTKAIDIWAIGCIFAELLTSEPIFHCRQEDIKTSNPFHHDQLDRIFSVMGFPADKDWEDIRKMPEYPTLQKDFRRTTYANSSLIKYMEKHKVKPDSKVFLLLQKLLTMDPTKRITSEQALQDPYFQEDPLPTLDVFAGCQIPYPKREFLNEDEPEEKGDKNQQQQQNQHQQPPAPPQQTAAPPQAPAPQQNSTQTNGTAGGAGAGAGGAGGGLQHSQDSGLGQVPPSKKPRLGPSGANSGGPVMPSDYQHSSSRLNYQSSVQGSSQSQSTLGYSSSSQQSTQYHPSHQGHRY
- the CDK19 gene encoding cyclin-dependent kinase 19 isoform X5, which gives rise to MSACREIALLRELKHPNVIALQKVFLSHSDRKVWLLFDYAEHDLWHIIKFHRASKANKKPMQLPRSMVKSLLYQILDGIHYLHANWVLHRDLKPANILVMGEGPERGRVKIADMGFARLFNSPLKPLADLDPVVVTFWYRAPELLLGARHYTKAIDIWAIGCIFAELLTSEPIFHCRQEDIKTSNPFHHDQLDRIFSVMGFPADKDWEDIRKMPEYPTLQKDFRRTTYANSSLIKYMEKHKVKPDSKVFLLLQKLLTMDPTKRITSEQALQDPYFQEDPLPTLDVFAGCQIPYPKREFLNEDEPEEKGDKNQQQQQNQHQQPPAPPQQTAAPPQAPAPQQNSTQTNGTAGGAGAGAGGAGGGLQHSQDSGLGQVPPSKKPRLGPSGANSGGPVMPSDYQHSSSRLNYQSSVQGSSQSQSTLGYSSSSQQSTQYHPSHQGHRY
- the CDK19 gene encoding cyclin-dependent kinase 19 isoform X1, whose protein sequence is MDYDFKAKLAAERERVEDLFEYEGCKVGRGTYGHVYKARRKDGKDEKEYALKQIEGTGISMSACREIAVFGRVIFITLDFSYHAHHRVVERIKREKNHLLRELKHPNVIALQKVFLSHSDRKVWLLFDYAEHDLWHIIKFHRASKANKKPMQLPRSMVKSLLYQILDGIHYLHANWVLHRDLKPANILVMGEGPERGRVKIADMGFARLFNSPLKPLADLDPVVVTFWYRAPELLLGARHYTKAIDIWAIGCIFAELLTSEPIFHCRQEDIKTSNPFHHDQLDRIFSVMGFPADKDWEDIRKMPEYPTLQKDFRRTTYANSSLIKYMEKHKVKPDSKVFLLLQKLLTMDPTKRITSEQALQDPYFQEDPLPTLDVFAGCQIPYPKREFLNEDEPEEKGDKNQQQQQNQHQQPPAPPQQTAAPPQAPAPQQNSTQTNGTAGGAGAGAGGAGGGLQHSQDSGLGQVPPSKKPRLGPSGANSGGPVMPSDYQHSSSRLNYQSSVQGSSQSQSTLGYSSSSQQSTQYHPSHQGHRY
- the CDK19 gene encoding cyclin-dependent kinase 19 isoform X6, which codes for MDYDFKAKLAAERERVEDLFEYEGCKVGRGTYGHVYKARRKDGKDEKEYALKQIEGTGISMSACREIAKPANILVMGEGPERGRVKIADMGFARLFNSPLKPLADLDPVVVTFWYRAPELLLGARHYTKAIDIWAIGCIFAELLTSEPIFHCRQEDIKTSNPFHHDQLDRIFSVMGFPADKDWEDIRKMPEYPTLQKDFRRTTYANSSLIKYMEKHKVKPDSKVFLLLQKLLTMDPTKRITSEQALQDPYFQEDPLPTLDVFAGCQIPYPKREFLNEDEPEEKGDKNQQQQQNQHQQPPAPPQQTAAPPQAPAPQQNSTQTNGTAGGAGAGAGGAGGGLQHSQDSGLGQVPPSKKPRLGPSGANSGGPVMPSDYQHSSSRLNYQSSVQGSSQSQSTLGYSSSSQQSTQYHPSHQGHRY